The genomic interval GGGCCGACTTCGCGGTGCTGACGGCGTCGTTGTATCCGACGATCGACGTCGCCCCCGCAGCTCTGAGCCGCAGGAGATGCGAGTTCACGGCGGTCGACGACCCGGTCGACCAGCTGTTCACGGGGCAGCCGACGAGGCTGCTGCAGGTCATGAGCGCCTGCGAGATGGAGTCGCCGAGCGCCGCCATGCGAACGACGGATGCGGCGGGCAGAGCAGGGGTGGCGGCACTCGCCGCGGCAGTCCCTGTCGCCGCGCCGGCGATCACGAAGACAGCGGCGGCGACGGAGGCGAGGATGCGGCGCACCCGAACGGTCATTCGCATGGGAGAACTCCTGACGAGATGATGCGGAGCGCACGGTAGGACGAGGCCGGATGTAGGACCTCCGGGCGATTCGGCTCCCAGAACCGACCTTGGGCGAACGGTACACCCGTGTATCGGGCGCGGCAATGGCATCAACCTCGGGTCAGCTGCGGTGGAGCACGATGGCGGCCGGAAACCGGCGGATCACGTTTCGGAAGAACGGCTTGGCAAGCGCCGCGGCCTCGGCGGCTTCGATCACTCGCGGCGCCGTGGTCTGGTGCTCTCGACCCTTCCACGTCAGGGTGGCGCTACCTGCCGCCACGACGTTCCTCGCCCAGTTCGTGTTCCGCCCCCAGGGCAGCCCGATCAGGATCAGCTCTTGCGACTCCGTCGGAACCACGGCGACCGGGGTCGAGTAGCGTGTGCCGCTCCGACGTCCTCGATGGTGAACGATCGCCCACAGCGGAAACCAGCGTCGCCCGGAGAGCGCCCGTGCGAACGGCGCTGTGCCCTGCACAAGCCATCGCGGCGGTCCGGAGGTCCGATTCGACTCATTCATGGAGCCAAGCATCCGCCATCCGCGGCGTCCGCGCGCGGCTCGCGGCGGTCACGCCGGAACCACCGCCTCTTGCAGGATGACACTTGGCCCGTGGGGCGTCGCCTCGACGAGCAGCTGCGCCGGCAGCTGTTCTTTCATCGCCGCGACATGGCTGATCAGTCCGACGGTGCGTCCACCCTGGCGCAACTCGTCCAACGTGCGCATGGCGAGGTCCAGCGTGTCGTCGTCGAGCGATCCAAACCCCTCATCGATGAACAGCGTGTCGAGCCGCACCCCACCGGCGCGGGCGGTCACGACCTCGGCCAGCCCCAGCGCCAGCGAGAGCGATGCGAGGAACGTCTCGCCGCCCGAGAGCGACTGCGCCGGTCGTGCCTGTCCGGTGTGGGCGTCCATGATCTGCAGGCCGAGGCCCGAGGCCGCGCCGCGAGCCGCGAGCGCGTCGGTGTGCTGCAGCCGGTACCGGCCGCTGGACATGTCTTCGAGGCGCAGGTTCGCCGCTTCGACGATCTCTTCGAGTTCGGCGGCGAGCACGAATGACTCGAGCGTCATGCGATGAGTGTTCGGCGCGCGCCCGGCGACCGTGTTCGCCAACCGCGCGACCACCGCATGATCATCGGCGAGGCCGGCGATGCTCGAGTGGGCTCGCTCGGCGCGTGCGACGAGATCAGCGAGCCGCGTCGCGGTCTCGCGCGCGTTCGCCGCCGCATCGACCGCGGTGCTCCACCGTTCTCGCGCATCCGCATGCCGTGCGGCAGCCGCCTCGACGTCGACGAGCTCGTCCGGCTCGCCGGCGAGTTCGAGTTCGAGATCGCGCAGGCGATCGCGCTCAGCCCGGAGGGCACCCTCATGGTCGCGGATCCGCCGGTCGAGCTCGGCTCGCGCGGGTGCGTCGAGGAGCGCTGCGGTGGCATCCGCCGCTTCCTCGAAATCGGATGCCGCGATCCGCGCATCGCGGTCAGTCATGGCGCGACGGGCGGCTCCGGCCGCACCGGCGAGCGCCGCCAACGCGTCAGCCAGCGACACCGCGAGCGCACGGCGCTCTGTCGCGTCGATCATCCGTGCCTGCACCGACTCGAACCCGCCGCGAGCTTCATCGACCGCGCGGCGGGTCGATTCGACGTCCGACGCGCCCGCCGCCACACGCTCGCGCACGGTGCCGAGTTCCGCCACGAGGCGCTCGCGCTCCGTGAGCGCCTCTGCCTCGATCTGCACGAGTCCCTGGCGCTCGGCGGCCAGGCTGTCGCGGCGCGCCTCCGCATCCATCGCAGCCGAGAACGCGGATTCCGCCTGGGCGTGCACGAACACGAGCACGTCCTCTCGCTCGCCGCCGGCTCGTGCAGCGGCGGCCGCGTATGCCTCGCGGGCGACGCGCGCTTCGCCGGAAGCCGTCGCCTCGACGGCGGCAGCCGCATCGCGTGCGCTCTCGGCAGCGGCGATGTCGCCGTCCGACACGGGCTCGCTGGTCGAGGGCGCTGGAAGCGGGTGCTCGGTGGCACCGCACACCGCGCAGGGCTCGCCGTCGACGAGAGCTGCCGCGAGTTCGCCGGCGTGCCCGGCGAGACGACGCTGCAGCAGCGCCGTGACCGCGGCGCGGGTGCGATCGTGATCGCCGCTCGCCGACAGGTACGCGGCTTCAGCTTTGCGCGCGTGGCCCTCGAGCCGTGATGCCTCGCGCGCCGCCGTGAGCCGCCCTGCCGCCGCTGCCAGCTGGGCCCCGGCAACCTCGCGCGCACCGGCGGCGTCGCGCGCGGCCGCGAGATCGGCATCGAGAGCTTCCAATCGAGCGGGGAAGGCCGCCCGCAGCTCGTCGAGCTCGGCGAGGACTCGCTCGCATTCGACGACACGGGCGCGGTCCTCGGCCAGCACCGCCTCTGCACGTACGAGGTCCCGCTCGCGGAGGGCCGCCGCCCCCCAGACGGCAAGATCGCCCGTGAGCTGCTCGATCATGTCGGCGAGCGCTGCCGCGTCGGGTTCCGGCAGCTCGACGGAGTCGGGGGTGGCAGCCCAGGCGAGGCGAGTGCGGCTGAGGGCGTCATCCGCCGCGGTCGCTTCGGCCGCCGCACGCTCGGCGGCCTCGATCGGCGCCCGCAGCGCCTCGGCTGCGACGGCTCGTGCGAGCACTGCTCGATCGGCATCGATGCGGGATGCCCGAACCTCGAGCGCCGCGAGAGCAGCCCTCGACCGCATGCGCAGCTCTTGCTGTGCGCGCAGCGCTCGCGCAGCGGCATGGAATGCCTCGGCATCCCGATGCGCCGCGTCAGCGGCATCCCGATCGCGCATGCGCGTCTCGACGCGGTACGCGGCCCGTTGCACACCCACCGCCGCGCCGGCGAGTCGCGCCGGAAAGTCCATCGCGCCATTCCGGCCGGCTTCCGATCCTGCCGGCGGTGCACCCTCACCGGCGAGATCGTGCGCCGCGATCAGGCGATCCGACTCGTCGAGGAGCAGCGCGACTCCATCGCCGGCGACGGCGAGGTCGCGCTCGGCATCCTTCCGCCGCTGTTCGAGAGCGGTCTGATAGTCCTCGTACGTGCGGGTGCCGAACAAGCGGCGCAGCAGGCGCTGTCGCTCGTCGTTCTTGGCGTGCAGGAACTCGGCGAAGCGGTTCTGCGCCAGCAGGATGACCTGCAGGAACTGCTGCTGGTTGAGTCCCAGGATCTCGTCCAGATCGCGCGCGACGTCGACGGGCCGGGCGGCACGCCCGATCCACTGCCCGTCGATCAGCTCGTCGAGCTCGGCGCGGTGCGGTTCGGTGGTCATGCCGGTGCCGCGCTGCTTGGGCCGGTCGTATTCGGGCGACCGCGTGACTCGCCACCGGCGGCCACCGGCGGTGAACTCGACCATCACGCTCGTAGGCTCATCCGGAGCGCAGTAGTCGCTTCGCAGTCGCTTCTCCACGCCGTCGTAGCGGGGAACGCCGCCGTAGAGCGCGAAGCACACGCCATCCAGCACGCTCGACTTGCCCGAGCCGGTGCGACCCGAGATCAGGAAGATGCCGTCATCCGCGAACGCGTCGAAGTCGACGACCTGCCGCTCGCGGAACGGCCCGAACCCGGTCAGCTCGAGTCGGTGCAGCCTCACGCCGTGACCTCTGCGAGCGACCGCTCGTCGATCACATCGTGGATGACCGCGGCCTCGCGTTCGGACGCGCCTTCGCCGTCGCGCACATGCGAGAGGAACGCGTCGACCAGCTCGGCATCGGAACGGGCTTGACCCACCCGGCGGGCGTAGGTGAGGCCGTCGGGGCCACGTGCTCCCTCGGGGGTGTGCATCACGGTGGCGCAGAACGGGAATCGTGCCTGCACCCGTCGCATCGGATCGAGCTGCGGGGTGGCATCCGTGTACTGCGCGCACACCCAGGCAACCTCGAGATCCGCATACTGCGGGTCGATGAGCAGCTCTTCCAGCGGACCGCGGATGGTTGCGAGCCGTCTCGGGACGGGCAGGTCGAGCCAGCGGACGGAGGCGAGTCCCCCGGCATCCAGCTCGACCAGCCACGAGCCACGAGGCTTCGACGCCTCTCCGAAGCTGTAGTGCAACGGCGCGCCGGCGTACCGAACGCGATCCGACAGGGTCTGACGCCCGTGGATATGGCCCAGGGCGACGTAGTCGGGACCATCGAATGACGCCAGTGGCACGACATCCAGGCTCCCCTGCCGGATCTCGCGCTCGACGCCCGGTGTGGCATCGACGCCTTGCGCGAAGCAGTGCGCGACGGCGACGGAACGGCCGCCGCGATCGGTGAGGTCGGCGCGGACCAGGCCCATCGCGTGGTCGATGGTCTGCCGCTGCGAGCGGGGCGCGGCATCCGCCCACAGGTGACGGACGAGCGCAGGCTCCAGGAACGGGATCCCGTAGAACTGAACGGGGCCGTGCTCGTCGGCGATCGTGATCGGCCTGCCCACAGTGAGCGGGTCGGTCACGACGTGGATGCCCTCGCGCAGCAGCGAGGACTGGAACCCGAGCCGCGCGGCCGAGTCGTGGTTGCCGCTCGTGACGATGACCCGCGCACCGGCGTCGGACAGGTCTCGCAAGACCCCGGTCAGCAGCGTGTAGCATGCGGATGCCGGCGCCGCCGAGTCGAAGATGTCGCCGGCGACGATGACGACGTCGACCTCGTGCTCGCGAACTTGCGCGACGAGGTCCGAGAGCACACCGCGCAGCGCATCGAGCGTGGCGTGGCCGTGGAACGACCGCCCGATGTGCCAGTCGGAGGTGTGCAGGATGCGCATGCTCACACGGTAAGCGCGACGGCCGACATCGCGTCCGAGGCGGTCGGAGGGTCGCCCGGGTGCGCGGGAAGGAACCCGGCGCGTCATCGTGCGCACGCGAGAGCACCGTTCGTCGGCGATACGAACGCGCTTGTGCGACTACCACAGACGGCACGGGATCGACAGCGGGCCGCCCCATCGGCTCGCGGCCGGTAGCGTCGCAGTGATGTCAGCCATCGAGTCGTCTCCCGTCGCGCCCTTCACGTACGCCGGCGCGACCCTGATGACCCAAGAGCGCGGCCGAGGTGACCGACCGATCGTCCTGATCCACGGCATCGGAATGGGGATGGGCGTCTTCGCCGACCTGATCTCGCAGCTTGGCGAGGCCGCGTGGACGATCGCCCTCGACCTCCCGGGCTACGGCAGCGCTCCAGAACCCGAACGCGTCCTCACGATGGAGCGCACCGCCGATCTCATCGCGGCCTTCCTGCGCGACCGCGGCACCGGCCCCGCGGTGCTCGTCGGCCATTCGATGGGCACGCAGGTCGCCGTGGAAGTCGCTGCGCGGCATCCGCACCTCGTCGACACGTTGGTGCTGGTCGGCCCGACCGTCGATCGACGCGAGCGGAGCGGACGGCAGCAGCTGCTGCGGCTGCTGCAGGATGTGGCGATCGAGAGTCCCAAGGTGATCGTTCGCGGCGCGCGCGAATACCTGCGCGCCGGGCCCCGGCTCGGCCTCAAGATGCATGCGATGATCGTGCACCGACCCGAAGACGTCTATCCGCTCGTCAGTGCCCCGACTCTCGTGCTGCGCGGCGAGGACGACCGCGTCGCGTCACGCGACTGGTGCGCGTTCGTCACGGCGTCCATTCCCGGCGCCCGAGCCGCAGAGGTCCCGGGGCACGGTCACGAGGCCATGATCCGGGATGCCGCACCTGCCGCTCGGGAGATCGAGCGGTTCCTCCGCGGCGAGTGAGGACGGATGCCGCGACGCGTCACCTCGAGACGCCCCAACGCGTTGGCGCATCGCCGCCGAATCTGACCCCGGCGCGCCACGCCGGGAAGTATCGTGGAATATGGCGACCTCACCCGGAACCGCACCACGATCGACGGTCTTGACTCTCGTGGGCGCCGAGAGCGATTCGCTGCTCTCGGGCCTGAGCGATGTGCCGGCGCTCGTCACCCTCTCGCTCCGCGAGACGGAACCCGCCCTCGCGGCACGGCGACTCACCGCGGTTTCGAGTCCCTACGTCATCCACGACGCCGATCCCCTCGAGCACGTGGCCGCGGCCTGGGTGGAGCTCTTCGAGGAGCGTTCCACGCTCGGCGCTCTCGAGGTCGAGGTCGAGAATCTGCTCGAACTCTTCGAGGCCGGCGCCGCGGTGATGCCGGACTATTACCTCGTCGCCGGGCCGGAGACGATCGAGGGCACGTGGCGGCACTGGTGGCTCGGCGCGCTCGCCCAGCGCGCGCCATCCCGAGTGCTGCCTGTCGAGGCATCCGGCGCCGCGCTGCGCGCCCGGCTTCGAGCCCTTCCGGCCTCGCGGCCGTGGCCCGATCTCGCGTGGCTCCGGCAGGTGCAGTTCGAGATCCCGGACCGTGTGGGCCTGCGCGATCAGCCTGGCGCTGCCTGACGCCGCGTCGTGGGATGGAGAACAGCCGCGTGCCGGAGGATTCCTGCCATGTCCGGCGGAACCTGCAATGTCGGAGCCCCTGCGTACGTTCGAACCATCGGAACCTACGGAGGAATCATGCTCTCTACCGTCTACGCCGCCGAAGCGCAGTTCCGTCATGAGACCAGGCAGCGCGTCCGCGAGTTCGCGATCCTCGAGTCGATCCGGAACCGCAAAGAGGCACTCGCCGCACCTATGACCCTGCGCGCCGCCGCTCGCCAGCCGGTCACGTGGCCGCGCCCGATAGGCGTGAAACTCAACGTGTCCAGCGGGACCGCGGTCTGCGTCTGACCGCCGCACATCGCCGTCTGACGTCGCCGGCCGGGCGCGCGACCGCGGGGCCTCAGGGACCCTGTTCGCCGGTGGACACCCGCTGGGCGAGCTGATCGACGGTGTCGTCGG from Microbacterium pumilum carries:
- a CDS encoding nitroreductase family deazaflavin-dependent oxidoreductase — translated: MNESNRTSGPPRWLVQGTAPFARALSGRRWFPLWAIVHHRGRRSGTRYSTPVAVVPTESQELILIGLPWGRNTNWARNVVAAGSATLTWKGREHQTTAPRVIEAAEAAALAKPFFRNVIRRFPAAIVLHRS
- a CDS encoding SMC family ATPase, whose protein sequence is MRLHRLELTGFGPFRERQVVDFDAFADDGIFLISGRTGSGKSSVLDGVCFALYGGVPRYDGVEKRLRSDYCAPDEPTSVMVEFTAGGRRWRVTRSPEYDRPKQRGTGMTTEPHRAELDELIDGQWIGRAARPVDVARDLDEILGLNQQQFLQVILLAQNRFAEFLHAKNDERQRLLRRLFGTRTYEDYQTALEQRRKDAERDLAVAGDGVALLLDESDRLIAAHDLAGEGAPPAGSEAGRNGAMDFPARLAGAAVGVQRAAYRVETRMRDRDAADAAHRDAEAFHAAARALRAQQELRMRSRAALAALEVRASRIDADRAVLARAVAAEALRAPIEAAERAAAEATAADDALSRTRLAWAATPDSVELPEPDAAALADMIEQLTGDLAVWGAAALRERDLVRAEAVLAEDRARVVECERVLAELDELRAAFPARLEALDADLAAARDAAGAREVAGAQLAAAAGRLTAAREASRLEGHARKAEAAYLSASGDHDRTRAAVTALLQRRLAGHAGELAAALVDGEPCAVCGATEHPLPAPSTSEPVSDGDIAAAESARDAAAAVEATASGEARVAREAYAAAAARAGGEREDVLVFVHAQAESAFSAAMDAEARRDSLAAERQGLVQIEAEALTERERLVAELGTVRERVAAGASDVESTRRAVDEARGGFESVQARMIDATERRALAVSLADALAALAGAAGAARRAMTDRDARIAASDFEEAADATAALLDAPARAELDRRIRDHEGALRAERDRLRDLELELAGEPDELVDVEAAAARHADARERWSTAVDAAANARETATRLADLVARAERAHSSIAGLADDHAVVARLANTVAGRAPNTHRMTLESFVLAAELEEIVEAANLRLEDMSSGRYRLQHTDALAARGAASGLGLQIMDAHTGQARPAQSLSGGETFLASLSLALGLAEVVTARAGGVRLDTLFIDEGFGSLDDDTLDLAMRTLDELRQGGRTVGLISHVAAMKEQLPAQLLVEATPHGPSVILQEAVVPA
- a CDS encoding exonuclease SbcCD subunit D translates to MRILHTSDWHIGRSFHGHATLDALRGVLSDLVAQVREHEVDVVIVAGDIFDSAAPASACYTLLTGVLRDLSDAGARVIVTSGNHDSAARLGFQSSLLREGIHVVTDPLTVGRPITIADEHGPVQFYGIPFLEPALVRHLWADAAPRSQRQTIDHAMGLVRADLTDRGGRSVAVAHCFAQGVDATPGVEREIRQGSLDVVPLASFDGPDYVALGHIHGRQTLSDRVRYAGAPLHYSFGEASKPRGSWLVELDAGGLASVRWLDLPVPRRLATIRGPLEELLIDPQYADLEVAWVCAQYTDATPQLDPMRRVQARFPFCATVMHTPEGARGPDGLTYARRVGQARSDAELVDAFLSHVRDGEGASEREAAVIHDVIDERSLAEVTA
- a CDS encoding alpha/beta hydrolase, with the protein product MSAIESSPVAPFTYAGATLMTQERGRGDRPIVLIHGIGMGMGVFADLISQLGEAAWTIALDLPGYGSAPEPERVLTMERTADLIAAFLRDRGTGPAVLVGHSMGTQVAVEVAARHPHLVDTLVLVGPTVDRRERSGRQQLLRLLQDVAIESPKVIVRGAREYLRAGPRLGLKMHAMIVHRPEDVYPLVSAPTLVLRGEDDRVASRDWCAFVTASIPGARAAEVPGHGHEAMIRDAAPAAREIERFLRGE